A region of the Thermodesulfobacteriota bacterium genome:
CGAGAGGGTGGACGCACCGTTGGGGCAGGCGTCATCAGCGAAATAATGGAATAAACGAGATAAAAATAAGGGATAGGTCCTATGCGAGATATTGTGACTTTGGCATGCACTACTTGTAAACAGAGAAATTATACGACCACTAAAAACAAACGCAAGACGACAGAAAAACTGGAGTTTAAAAAATATTGCCGTTTTTGCCGGTTGCATACTATTCATAAAGAAACCAAGTAGTGAAATCCCTGCAGGCCAGTAGCTCTAACGGCTAGAGCACCGGACTCCAAATCCGGGTGATGGGGGTTCGAATCCCTCCTGGCCTGCCATTTTACTGCGCTATATTTTGGGGATAGAATGAAAATAACGGCCGAGGAAAAGAAAAAAAATAAAGTGACCCGGAAAGCTCTTGTTAAGGGTGAAAACCAGAGTGAAAAAGCAAATCAGGAGACCAAGGTCAGTATCCTGGATACCGTAAAAGATAAGGTAGGGTTTATAGAGAAGGCCGGACAGTTTTTACGCGAAGTAAGGGTTGAATTTAAAAAAGTGGCCTGGCCGTCACGGAAGGAGGCTATGGGTACGACATTTGTGGTTATCGTACTCGTGCTTAT
Encoded here:
- the rpmG gene encoding 50S ribosomal protein L33, producing the protein MRDIVTLACTTCKQRNYTTTKNKRKTTEKLEFKKYCRFCRLHTIHKETK
- the secE gene encoding preprotein translocase subunit SecE translates to MKITAEEKKKNKVTRKALVKGENQSEKANQETKVSILDTVKDKVGFIEKAGQFLREVRVEFKKVAWPSRKEAMGTTFVVIVLVLIIALFLGLIDMALAKLIKIFIK